A genomic region of Catharus ustulatus isolate bCatUst1 chromosome 32, bCatUst1.pri.v2, whole genome shotgun sequence contains the following coding sequences:
- the UBXN1 gene encoding UBX domain-containing protein 1, whose protein sequence is MMAAESGAERGRALEALLEMGFGARRAAKALALTGNRGVEPAMDWLVAHEDDPDSDSDPELPTDLGALASILGAPRQPPAEQDETQKLLTEAGQERERRRRGQELTKLREWRRDEERRRAAEERRRDRAEERAARQRVREKIERDKAERAQRFAPVSPSPAPVTPQEPPAPREYDQCRIQVRLPDGRALAQSFRAREPLAAVRLFVELHRDTGSTGSAGNGTGSPPEPFSLRTAFPRRLFTEEDMEKPLQELGLVPSAVVIVAKKEGS, encoded by the exons ATGATGGCGGCGGAGAGCGGAGCCGAGCGCGGCCGCGCCTTGGAGGCGCTGCTGGAGATGGGATTCGGTGCCCGGCGCGC GGCGAAGGCGCTGGCGCTGACCGGGAACCGCGGAGTTGAACCGGCCATGGACTG GCTGGTGGCTCACGAGGACGATCCCGACTCGGACTCGGACCCCGAACTCCCCACGGATTTGGGGGCGCTCGCCTCGATCCTGGGGGCGCCCCGGCAGCCGCCGGCGGAGCAGGACGAGACGCAGAA GCTGCTGACGGAGGCGGGGCaggagcgggagcggcggcggcgggggcaggagctgaCCAAGCTCCGGGAGTGGCGGCGGGACGAGGAGCGGCGCCGCGCGGCCGAGGAGCGGCGGCGGGACCGGGCCGAGGAGCGCGCGGCTCG GCAGAGAGTGCGGGAGAAGATCGAGCGGGACAAGGCGGAGCGAGCGCAGAGG ttcgccccagtttcccccagcccagccccagtgaccccccagGAGCCTCCAGCACCGCGGGAATACGACCAGTGCCGGATCCAG GTGCGGCTGCCGGACGGGCGGGCGCTGGCCCAGAGCTTCCGCGCGCGGGAGCCGCTGGCGGCCGTGCGGCTCTTTGTGGAGCTGCACcgggatactgggagcactgggagcgctgggaatggcactgggagccccCCCGAGCCCTTCAGCCTCCGCACGGCCTTTCCTCGGCGCCTCTTCACCGAGGAGGACATGGAGAAacctctgcaggagctgg